The genomic region GTGAAGAGTTCACTTCCGCCGATGTGCAGGGGATAGTTACGCATGGCAGCCTGCCGGGTCGGTTCGTCAGGCTCGATGCCGAGGGTTTCCCATTTTCGTTTTTGAAAATAGCCAAGGAAGTCCCCGGAGCCACAGCCTATGTCCAAAATGGTCCCCGGAGACTGCCTGCTTTGGGTCCGGATCAGGTTATACTTCTTCCACAGGGTATAATTTCGGGCAATGAGGTACAGTTTGTTCAGGAGTCCTTTGGACGATGCTGAATGGGATATGTAAGACCTGCTCTGGTAATACCTGGCGATCTCTTCTGCCGTGGGCCGGGGATCCGTGATTCCGCAGCCGCAATTCGGGCAGATTCGTATGACAAAGGTTTCATTGGTCAGAAAAAGATCCCTGACCTCCAGGTAGGGATGAAGATCCGGGGACTGGCATACCGGGCAGTTGGAAATTGTATTCATCGCCGATGTTTCACGTGGAACAGCTTATTATCTTCCAAGCATGACGAGCAAAACGGAAATGTCGGCCGGGGAAACCCCGGGTATTCTGGATGCCTGTCCGATGGTGGCGGGCCGGATCCTGTTGAGTTTTT from Bacteroidales bacterium harbors:
- a CDS encoding class I SAM-dependent methyltransferase: MNTISNCPVCQSPDLHPYLEVRDLFLTNETFVIRICPNCGCGITDPRPTAEEIARYYQSRSYISHSASSKGLLNKLYLIARNYTLWKKYNLIRTQSRQSPGTILDIGCGSGDFLGYFQKRKWETLGIEPDEPTRQAAMRNYPLHIGGSELFTQIPTRSHHVITLWHSLEHIAGLHETFAQVKRILRPDGVLFIAVPNYTSRDAAFYGPYWAAWDVPRHLVHFTPQTMDRLVRQYGLKIQCSLPMKLDAYYISMLSERYQHGRVNYLRAIRNGWRSNRYARSHENTFSSLIYVIKPENA